Proteins encoded in a region of the Vicia villosa cultivar HV-30 ecotype Madison, WI linkage group LG5, Vvil1.0, whole genome shotgun sequence genome:
- the LOC131606328 gene encoding uncharacterized protein LOC131606328 has translation MASKQEQEQNLHLTLLVDKEKNRVVLAETNGDFIDTLFSFLTLPLGTITRLLFKNEQQQESFGCISNLYKSVENISDEVFFNSICKRMLLYPRNNSESDCQKLKLNVDDSEPTKYFICNTCAEGTGLLSTFVGASCSCGNLMDKEIKLHGGFRNRDCVFVKKQTLYLIFDDLKVLQSFPGNTLHQLQQLGYKNMNKLTHMSVTVGLNEILELLRKALTSDSPLSDVFLANGKFPYKCIFSSKTPLSNVPTTTDVIMDIKVTISKSKQMIVYAEAERDFVNFLFSFLTAPAGTILEQLNGNYSIGCMNNLNKSVRELHFSCFMIPIYTPTGYPKVAPQFGYVNQPLEKLCEKDTPPYRYCNNGVVYDYSNQKYGSMKLFDPRSSNGTIKSAVGFVKGQSKFIVWDNLQVTTLDKNTSSIAFLQKLNIPFDDLEVHEMSIGETEALNLLGASLTSFEAALTEALFHLIEYPEEEPY, from the exons ATGGCTTCCAAGCAAGAACAGGAACAAAATCTACATTTGACACTTTTAGTAGACAAAGAAAAAAACCGTGTAGTTTTGGCTGAAACAAACGGTGACTTCATTGACACTTTGTTTAGTTTTCTCACACTTCCATTAGGAACTATCACCAGACTTCTCTTCAAAAATGAACAACAGCAAGAATCATTTGGTTGCATAAGTAATCTTTACAAGAGTGTGGAAAATATCAGTGATGAAGTTTTCTTTAACAGTATCTGCAAGAGAATGTTGCTTTATCCACGCAACAATTCTGAGTCGGATTGCCAGAAACTGAAGTTGAATGTTGATGATTCAGAACCTACAAAGTACTTCATTTGTAACACTTGTGCTGAAGGAACAGGTTTGTTAAGTACTTTTGTTGGTGCTAGTTGTTCTTGTGGGAATTTGATGGACAAAGAAATTAAGCTGCATGGAGGTTTTAGAAATAGGGACTGTGTTTTTGTTAAGAAACAAACTTTGTATTTAATTTTTGATGATTTGAAAGTGCTCCAAAGCTTTCCCGGAAATACTCTTCACCAGCTCCAACAACTTGGTTACAAAAACATGAACAAGCTTACACATATGTCCGTGACTGTCGGTTTGAATGAG ATTTTGGAGTTACTAAGGAAAGCTTTAACTTCCGACTCTCCTCTAAGTGATGTATTCTTGGCAAATGGAAAGTTTCCGTATAAGTGCATTTTCTCCTCAAAGACTCCACTTTCTAATGTTCCTACTACTACTGACGTTATAATGGATATCAAGGTAACTATTAGTAAATCAAAACAGATGATAGTGTATGCAGAAGCTGAGAGAGATTTTGTTAATTTTCTATTCAGTTTCCTCACCGCACCTGCAGGAACTATTTTAGAGCAATTGAATGGCAATTATTCTATTGGATGTATGAATAACTTGAACAAGAGTGTGAGAGAACTCCATTTTTCATGTTTCATGATACCTATATATACTCCTACAGGATATCCCAAAGTGGCTCCTCAATTTGGTTATGTGAATCAGCCTCTGGAAAAACTTTGTGAAAAAGATACTCCTCCTTATAGGTATTGTAATAATGGTGTGGTATACGACTACTCAAATCAAAAATATGGATCAATGAAGCTTTTTGATCCAAGATCTTCAAATGGTACAATTAAATCTGCTGTAGGGTTTGTGAAGGGGCAATCAAAATTTATTGTGTGGGATAATCTGCAAGTGACAACATTGGATAAAAATACTTCTAGCATTGCATTTTTGCAAAAACTCAACATACCTTTCGATGATTTGGAGGTGCATGAAATGAGCATTGGAGAGACCGAG GCACTAAACTTGTTGGGAGCTTCTTTGACTTCTTTCGAAGCTGCATTAACAGAAGCCTTGTTCCATTTGATAGAGTACCCAGAAGAAGAACCTTATTAA